From the genome of Blastocatellia bacterium, one region includes:
- a CDS encoding glycosyltransferase encodes MNEGQQARPEAAVLVPTYRRPAYLERCLRSLLHQTHRPRCIVVVVRDDDEASHAVVRRFQEAIAERREGASPTGRSDGIRDLLGSPVEIHAVSVALPGPVWAFKRGIEALRARTDVELVFVTDDDAEAEPEWIERGSRHFVDPTVGIVAGRIIPYKNGHPVDLPAPKRVGVLSWYGRYVGGFERPEETHVLRSVAGFQGANAVIRREILERIEVDPRFIGYGVQFELDIALQVRRLGYRILFDPECRVRHFEAPRAIPEEARGDLKQLIYSYSHNHTYLMLKHLPWLGKLAFLLYFFVRGERRSLGLLTALWEAMRTPRQSWGEQLRLSLAGKWQGLRTYWQARRALRRSDDGNAACTGRRLIKTSC; translated from the coding sequence ATGAACGAAGGGCAGCAAGCGCGTCCGGAGGCGGCGGTGCTCGTCCCGACCTATCGTCGGCCGGCCTATTTGGAGCGATGCTTGCGCTCCCTCCTTCATCAAACGCATCGCCCGCGGTGCATCGTCGTTGTCGTGCGTGACGATGATGAGGCATCCCACGCCGTCGTACGACGATTCCAAGAGGCGATCGCCGAACGGCGAGAAGGAGCTTCACCGACGGGCCGATCCGATGGGATTCGAGACCTCCTGGGATCGCCCGTCGAGATCCACGCGGTGAGCGTTGCTCTCCCTGGTCCGGTGTGGGCTTTCAAGCGAGGAATCGAGGCGCTGCGCGCTCGTACGGATGTCGAGCTGGTCTTCGTCACCGACGACGATGCGGAGGCTGAGCCGGAGTGGATCGAGCGCGGAAGCCGTCATTTCGTCGATCCGACTGTGGGGATCGTCGCCGGTCGGATCATCCCGTACAAAAATGGCCATCCTGTGGACTTGCCTGCGCCGAAGCGCGTGGGAGTCCTCTCTTGGTACGGCCGATATGTCGGAGGATTTGAGCGGCCGGAGGAGACGCATGTCTTGAGATCGGTCGCTGGATTCCAGGGAGCCAACGCCGTCATTCGGCGAGAGATCCTCGAGCGCATCGAGGTAGATCCCCGCTTCATCGGCTATGGCGTTCAGTTCGAGCTGGATATCGCGCTTCAAGTGCGACGGCTCGGATACCGCATCCTCTTCGATCCCGAATGTCGTGTGCGTCATTTCGAAGCGCCGCGCGCCATTCCGGAGGAAGCGCGCGGAGATCTCAAACAGCTCATCTACAGCTATAGCCACAACCACACATACCTCATGCTGAAGCATCTCCCCTGGCTCGGGAAACTCGCCTTCCTCCTCTACTTCTTCGTGCGAGGGGAGCGTCGGTCGCTGGGGCTATTGACGGCCTTGTGGGAAGCCATGCGCACTCCTCGCCAATCATGGGGCGAGCAACTCCGTCTTTCCCTGGCGGGGAAATGGCAGGGCCTGCGGACCTATTGGCAAGCGCGACGAGCGTTGCGCCGTTCCGATGACGGAAACGCAGCATGTACCGGGCGACGCCTCATCAAAACTTCGTGCTGA
- a CDS encoding oligosaccharide flippase family protein → MRSSLTEKAVIGAIALAVGQMALLAIQLASSVFLARRLGPTEFGTFAVLMFVVSLAHVLSEFGQGTVLVQRPAAVEENEWRTSFTLQFMGAAGLSLLLLALASSLARIFDLGGDFTRALAWLGVPMVMMAPVERLSNVVLERRMAYGALSAISIVGGVLYAGVAVSLAWKGFGLWSLVGGTFAASLGRTLLSASLARWPISVGIERESLVALWRSGFPCQRTDFFGFLREHTPPLIAGPIFGTTAVGYLVWARNLTYAGYHVFAAALMRVGFSLVARLSESQEERSPSIGRVIEGMTFALTSLMTVLLALLLGLAQPVITVIYTEKWMPALPALYLFGIRMIGSALLGLFVFFANGMGLFSIASRSVAAWSVLEMGVAVVLASHWGFYGIAAASAFAVWAPTFWLVQQLRSSARAERVRFWEALGKPVFVGGIVGGLLYEISPRVTDLPALLAATALGAAIYVFALWWWSNIFREFVRNLWARWWSLAKVLSSVMPRNAHLR, encoded by the coding sequence ATGCGCTCCTCTCTCACCGAAAAGGCCGTCATAGGCGCCATCGCCCTCGCTGTGGGGCAGATGGCATTGCTCGCCATTCAATTGGCGAGCAGTGTGTTCCTGGCGCGAAGATTGGGGCCGACGGAGTTTGGGACGTTTGCCGTTCTGATGTTCGTCGTCTCGCTCGCGCACGTCCTGAGCGAGTTCGGTCAGGGGACCGTGCTCGTCCAGCGGCCCGCCGCCGTGGAGGAGAACGAGTGGCGCACTTCGTTCACGCTTCAATTCATGGGCGCTGCCGGTTTGTCGCTCCTGCTCCTTGCGCTCGCCTCTTCTTTAGCGCGCATTTTCGATCTCGGGGGGGATTTCACTCGCGCGCTCGCGTGGTTAGGAGTGCCGATGGTGATGATGGCTCCGGTGGAGCGTCTCTCCAACGTCGTCTTGGAGCGGCGAATGGCGTATGGAGCGCTCAGCGCGATCTCAATTGTGGGCGGAGTGCTGTATGCCGGAGTGGCTGTGAGCTTGGCGTGGAAGGGATTCGGCCTCTGGAGTTTGGTGGGGGGAACGTTCGCGGCGAGCCTTGGACGAACGCTCTTGAGCGCGAGCTTGGCGCGTTGGCCCATAAGCGTCGGCATCGAGCGCGAATCACTTGTCGCGTTGTGGCGAAGTGGATTTCCGTGCCAACGCACGGACTTCTTTGGGTTCCTTCGCGAGCACACGCCGCCGTTGATCGCCGGGCCGATTTTCGGCACGACGGCCGTGGGATATCTCGTGTGGGCCCGGAACCTCACCTACGCAGGCTATCACGTCTTCGCCGCCGCTCTCATGCGCGTGGGGTTCTCGCTGGTGGCTCGATTATCCGAATCGCAGGAGGAGCGCTCGCCGTCCATAGGCCGAGTCATCGAGGGGATGACATTCGCGCTCACGAGTCTGATGACGGTTTTGCTCGCGCTGCTCCTGGGCCTGGCTCAGCCTGTGATCACCGTGATCTACACGGAGAAATGGATGCCCGCTCTTCCGGCGCTCTATCTCTTTGGGATCCGCATGATCGGCAGCGCGCTGCTCGGGCTTTTCGTCTTCTTTGCGAACGGGATGGGGTTGTTCTCCATCGCTTCGCGGAGCGTCGCAGCGTGGTCGGTGCTTGAAATGGGAGTGGCTGTCGTGCTGGCATCGCACTGGGGGTTTTATGGCATCGCGGCGGCTTCCGCATTCGCCGTTTGGGCTCCCACCTTCTGGCTTGTGCAGCAGTTGCGGTCGTCCGCGCGCGCTGAGCGCGTGCGCTTCTGGGAGGCTCTCGGAAAACCGGTGTTTGTCGGTGGAATCGTGGGGGGCCTCTTGTACGAAATCAGTCCGCGAGTGACGGATTTGCCGGCGCTGCTCGCTGCGACAGCATTGGGAGCAGCGATCTACGTGTTCGCGCTCTGGTGGTGGAGCAACATCTTCCGAGAGTTCGTTCGAAATCTGTGGGCGCGATGGTGGAGTTTAGCGAAGGTCCTTTCGTCCGTGATGCCTCGCAACGCTCACCTGCGATGA
- a CDS encoding SDR family oxidoreductase, with product MATYLVTGGAGFIGSHVVERLVALGHRVRVLDDLSEGRRENLAAVWDRIEFLEGDVRDPEVVRRAVVGVDYVLHQAALRSVPRSVEDPMATTAVNVLGTVNLLQAAREAGVRRVVFASSSSVYGETSELPLRESQPPRPVSPYAVSKLAGEQYCAVFTRLYGMETVSLRYFNVFGPRQDPRSEYAAVIPRFILAALRGEPLEIHGDGLQSRDFTYVENVVEANVCAATQPGIAGEVFNIGCGQRYSVLEVKAHLERIFGRSLPARHTPPRKGDVRHTQADMSKAEAGLGYRPLVSFEEGLRRTVEFFAERWK from the coding sequence ATGGCGACGTATTTGGTCACGGGAGGAGCGGGATTCATCGGATCGCATGTAGTCGAGCGCTTAGTCGCTCTGGGCCATCGAGTGCGCGTGCTCGACGATCTCTCCGAAGGGCGGCGAGAGAATCTGGCCGCCGTGTGGGATCGGATCGAGTTCCTCGAAGGGGATGTGCGCGATCCGGAAGTCGTGCGTCGCGCCGTCGTCGGTGTGGATTACGTCCTGCATCAGGCGGCGCTGCGATCGGTCCCGCGTTCGGTCGAGGATCCGATGGCGACGACGGCGGTGAACGTGCTCGGCACAGTGAACCTCTTGCAGGCGGCCCGCGAAGCGGGAGTGCGACGCGTCGTCTTCGCTTCGTCTTCTTCTGTGTATGGTGAGACTTCGGAACTGCCGCTTCGCGAATCGCAACCGCCGCGTCCGGTCTCTCCGTATGCCGTCTCCAAACTCGCCGGCGAGCAATACTGCGCGGTCTTCACGAGGCTCTATGGGATGGAGACCGTGAGCCTCCGATATTTCAACGTCTTCGGACCGCGGCAAGACCCTCGATCGGAGTACGCGGCCGTGATCCCGCGCTTCATCCTCGCTGCCCTGCGCGGAGAGCCGTTGGAGATCCATGGAGATGGGCTTCAGTCGCGAGATTTCACGTATGTGGAGAATGTCGTGGAAGCGAACGTGTGCGCGGCGACACAGCCTGGCATCGCCGGCGAAGTGTTCAACATCGGATGCGGGCAGCGGTATTCTGTGCTCGAGGTGAAAGCCCATTTGGAGAGAATTTTCGGCCGATCGCTCCCGGCGCGTCATACCCCTCCTCGGAAAGGGGACGTGCGCCATACGCAGGCGGATATGAGCAAGGCCGAAGCCGGGCTCGGCTATCGGCCGCTGGTCTCCTTCGAAGAGGGATTGCGTCGGACCGTGGAATTCTTCGCTGAGCGCTGGAAGTGA